Proteins encoded within one genomic window of Nitrososphaerales archaeon:
- a CDS encoding transposase family protein, translated as MQKDFSETKWIIPVKKRRKRKLTRKERRYNRKVARKRVKVEHAISKVKKFNIMGSRFRNRLKHYDNASDIVCGLVNFWTMRSKGVVL; from the coding sequence GTGCAGAAGGACTTTTCAGAAACGAAATGGATTATTCCTGTAAAGAAGAGGAGAAAGAGAAAGCTGACAAGGAAGGAAAGGAGGTACAACAGGAAAGTTGCAAGGAAGAGGGTCAAGGTCGAGCATGCTATAAGTAAAGTGAAGAAGTTCAACATAATGGGCAGCAGGTTCAGGAACAGGCTCAAGCATTATGATAATGCTTCAGATATCGTGTGTGGGCTCGTGAACTTCTGGACGATGAGGAGCAAG